One window from the genome of Spirosoma rhododendri encodes:
- a CDS encoding Uma2 family endonuclease, which produces MIATLVSPELPTHLQTVDEFDAWEREHPHEGSYEFVRGRIIPKPAMKQNEIFIADYLIRQFVKTSAFQQGDALLPEADSYVDGSRKRIPDLTYITVEQKQAIRRGERVNTLFAIEILSDSESYEDVLDKLQDYFDGGTQLVWYIVPKRQKIFAYTSPDESKAYKEQYVISAAPVVPDLQFAVVEMFA; this is translated from the coding sequence ATGATTGCCACGCTAGTCAGTCCTGAATTACCAACCCACCTGCAAACTGTCGATGAGTTTGACGCCTGGGAACGGGAGCATCCCCACGAGGGAAGCTATGAATTTGTGCGCGGGCGTATCATCCCCAAACCCGCCATGAAACAGAACGAAATTTTTATCGCTGATTATCTAATCCGGCAATTTGTCAAAACCAGCGCCTTTCAGCAGGGAGACGCATTATTACCCGAAGCTGACTCGTATGTGGATGGCTCCCGCAAACGAATTCCCGACCTAACATACATCACGGTTGAGCAAAAACAGGCGATTCGGCGGGGTGAGCGTGTCAACACCCTGTTCGCTATCGAGATTCTCTCCGATTCGGAATCGTATGAGGACGTGCTGGATAAGCTTCAGGACTACTTCGACGGCGGCACTCAACTCGTCTGGTACATTGTTCCAAAGCGGCAGAAAATTTTTGCCTACACCTCGCCCGATGAATCGAAAGCCTACAAAGAGCAGTACGTTATTTCGGCCGCCCCCGTCGTACCGGATTTGCAATTTGCGGTGGTGGAAATGTTTGCATAA
- a CDS encoding nucleotide kinase domain-containing protein, with the protein MITHFTKIPEPKKSVAYSCYWHFAAKRYDVFTKRLNNTHGPWTDEPAIRDNRFTNVFRASDRVSQFLINLQYGEDRIEQIFFKTILFKIFNKIETYQYLEKELGKISLSTFDLSKYNDLLTFRMASGKTIYSAAYIMPSAGRVFGYKFKHTNHLALIEKMIKDKVYDIISDARSLQKVYEILLSYPSLGSFLAFQYAIDLNYSTMTNFSEMDFVVAGPGAKSGIMKCFEHLGGYSYEDVIKLMADTQEEECIRLNIDLPNLWGRKLQLIDCQNLFCEVDKYLRITRPELNGPSGRTRIKQKYVLSRGSISLFFPPKWNINDKLKESWQAKVNVGMFS; encoded by the coding sequence ATGATTACACATTTCACAAAAATACCGGAACCAAAAAAATCTGTTGCATATAGCTGCTATTGGCATTTTGCTGCTAAACGTTACGATGTTTTTACGAAACGGCTAAACAATACTCATGGTCCTTGGACCGACGAGCCAGCTATAAGAGACAATCGATTTACAAATGTCTTTAGGGCTTCTGATAGAGTAAGTCAATTTTTAATCAATTTGCAGTATGGAGAGGATAGGATAGAGCAAATTTTTTTTAAAACGATTTTGTTTAAAATTTTCAATAAAATTGAAACCTATCAATACTTAGAAAAAGAACTTGGTAAAATATCTCTTTCAACTTTTGATTTGTCAAAATACAATGATTTATTAACATTTAGGATGGCAAGTGGTAAAACGATATATTCAGCTGCCTATATTATGCCATCAGCTGGTAGAGTATTTGGGTATAAGTTTAAGCATACAAACCATCTTGCTCTCATAGAAAAAATGATCAAAGACAAGGTGTATGATATTATAAGCGATGCTAGAAGTTTGCAAAAAGTGTATGAAATTTTGCTTTCTTATCCTTCTCTTGGTAGTTTTTTAGCATTTCAATATGCAATAGATTTAAATTACAGTACCATGACCAACTTCTCAGAAATGGATTTTGTTGTAGCTGGACCGGGTGCAAAAAGTGGGATAATGAAATGTTTTGAACATCTCGGTGGTTATTCCTATGAAGATGTTATTAAATTAATGGCTGATACGCAAGAGGAGGAGTGTATTCGTCTAAATATAGATCTCCCCAACCTCTGGGGACGGAAATTGCAACTCATTGATTGCCAAAATCTATTTTGCGAAGTTGATAAGTATTTAAGAATTACTCGTCCCGAATTAAATGGTCCCTCTGGGCGAACCAGAATTAAGCAGAAATACGTCCTTTCTAGAGGATCTATTTCTCTCTTTTTTCCTCCCAAATGGAACATTAACGATAAACTTAAAGAGTCATGGCAAGCGAAGGTAAACGTAGGCATGTTTTCATAA
- a CDS encoding SLOG domain-containing protein, producing MKDAIFLSASVPDPKQNAVYHQTADVTAIREAVIALATYILPQTTLIWGGHPAITPMIRVVAESIGVSVQEKIILYQSSFFEKDFPIDNKVFEQINLIQKRDTRDESLEIMRGEMLSNHSYKAAVFIGGMKGVEDEFYLFKKYHPDTSAFPIASTGAAARVLYERNRESLPESLNDEYSYFSLFRRLISFK from the coding sequence ATGAAAGACGCTATATTCTTATCAGCAAGCGTTCCCGATCCTAAACAAAATGCTGTCTATCATCAAACAGCTGACGTTACGGCTATTCGTGAAGCCGTAATAGCTTTGGCGACATATATACTTCCTCAAACAACTCTGATTTGGGGAGGGCATCCCGCAATCACACCGATGATTAGGGTAGTTGCAGAAAGTATTGGTGTGAGTGTGCAAGAAAAAATTATTTTGTATCAGTCCAGTTTTTTCGAAAAGGATTTTCCAATAGACAATAAAGTATTTGAGCAAATTAATCTGATTCAAAAAAGGGATACTCGAGATGAGAGCTTGGAAATAATGCGAGGTGAAATGCTTTCAAACCATTCATATAAAGCGGCTGTTTTTATTGGAGGTATGAAAGGGGTAGAAGATGAATTTTATTTGTTCAAAAAATATCACCCTGATACTTCAGCTTTTCCGATAGCATCCACAGGGGCCGCAGCGCGGGTTTTGTATGAAAGAAACAGAGAAAGTTTGCCTGAAAGTCTGAATGATGAATATTCTTACTTCTCATTATTCAGACGTCTGATCTCATTTAAATAA
- a CDS encoding nucleoside triphosphate pyrophosphohydrolase family protein, translating to MTLNEYQEKTSDTIQEYKSTDQKNFFMGYLGLAGEAGSVLTTLKKLIRDGDGFGSFETRLKEELGDVLWYVSSIASHYGFSLEEVAVQNLLKTNDRYRKLDLLEIPRYDEKYDEQFPDSFIINFIEELGEHFLTVKMVWENEVNGQQIELGDPLTDNSREPNDYRYHDVFHLGHVAFLGWSPVLRHLMKLKRKSDPIALDAEDRGRPQVAEEAVTLIVYNYAKGNKMLRSSDRLDTELLNSIKQLVVDLEVSTVTSYQWERTIVDSYKVFHQVVENKGGRVLVSPKERQLQYIGKCQPA from the coding sequence ATGACGTTGAACGAGTATCAAGAAAAGACAAGTGATACGATACAAGAATACAAGTCGACAGATCAGAAAAACTTTTTTATGGGATATTTGGGCTTGGCTGGTGAAGCAGGGTCTGTGTTAACGACGCTTAAGAAGCTAATTCGAGATGGGGATGGATTTGGCAGTTTTGAGACACGTCTTAAAGAAGAGTTAGGCGATGTGTTGTGGTATGTTTCCTCAATTGCATCTCACTATGGTTTCTCTCTTGAAGAAGTAGCTGTACAAAATTTACTAAAAACAAATGATCGATATAGAAAACTCGATCTACTTGAAATACCAAGATATGATGAGAAATATGATGAGCAATTTCCAGACTCATTCATTATCAATTTTATTGAAGAGCTTGGAGAACACTTTCTGACTGTTAAAATGGTTTGGGAGAATGAAGTCAATGGACAACAGATTGAACTGGGTGATCCATTGACAGACAACTCTCGTGAACCCAATGATTATAGATACCACGATGTTTTTCATCTAGGGCATGTTGCATTCTTAGGATGGTCTCCTGTGCTTAGGCATTTGATGAAGCTGAAGCGTAAAAGTGATCCCATCGCTCTAGACGCAGAAGACAGAGGAAGGCCACAAGTAGCCGAAGAGGCAGTAACTTTAATTGTTTACAATTATGCTAAAGGCAATAAAATGCTTCGTTCAAGTGATCGATTGGATACCGAGTTACTCAATAGTATAAAACAGTTAGTGGTTGATCTTGAGGTGTCTACTGTGACGTCATATCAATGGGAGAGAACAATTGTCGATTCATATAAAGTCTTTCATCAAGTTGTTGAGAATAAAGGAGGAAGAGTTTTAGTATCTCCCAAAGAAAGACAGTTACAGTACATTGGCAAGTGTCAGCCTGCATAA
- a CDS encoding cation:proton antiporter: protein MDSSTLIIVLSLSVLISYGFDLFSSRFQIPSVLLLLLMGVLARQVTTYIGVTVPYVDTILPTLGTLGLILIVLEGALDLELESDKFDIVRRTLLASLLSVAGATVLIAGMFYLLLNDSFFHCLVTALPFSILSSSVVVSTTMNLTGNQREFMVYESAFAATLGVLAYNFLLLGQESVLGAIWSFLRDTLIMALLSLICCFLLLYLIGRINHRIKFLPIISVLFLVYAIAEMNQLSSLLLILVFGLFLNNTELFIRGRLSLILKNDLFEKELDQLKNLAAEGSFVVRTFFFLIFGYAAVPAQLIDIDATIVSVLIMLVVIGWRWVTLRLTYRGRSNPMLWIAPRGLITILLYLNIPPSLRLLGFREGIPMLVVVLSSLIMTVGLLGYKGRSGS, encoded by the coding sequence ATGGATTCCTCTACCCTGATTATTGTACTGAGTCTGTCGGTGCTGATTTCGTACGGCTTCGACCTGTTCAGTAGTCGTTTCCAGATTCCGTCGGTACTGTTGCTGTTACTAATGGGCGTACTGGCCCGGCAAGTGACGACCTACATCGGTGTCACGGTGCCGTACGTCGATACGATTTTGCCGACGCTGGGCACGCTGGGCCTGATTCTGATCGTGCTGGAGGGCGCGCTCGATCTGGAACTGGAATCCGACAAGTTTGATATCGTACGCCGGACGCTACTGGCGTCGCTGCTGTCGGTGGCGGGGGCGACGGTGTTGATCGCGGGGATGTTCTACCTGCTACTCAACGATTCGTTTTTCCACTGCCTGGTTACCGCCCTGCCGTTTTCGATTCTGAGCAGTTCGGTGGTTGTGTCGACAACGATGAACCTAACCGGGAATCAGCGGGAGTTCATGGTCTACGAGTCGGCCTTTGCGGCAACGCTGGGTGTACTGGCGTATAACTTCCTGTTGCTGGGTCAGGAGTCGGTGCTGGGGGCTATCTGGTCGTTTCTGCGCGACACGCTGATCATGGCCCTGCTGTCGCTGATCTGCTGTTTCCTGCTGCTGTATCTGATCGGACGGATCAACCACCGCATCAAGTTCCTGCCCATTATTTCGGTGCTGTTTCTGGTCTACGCTATCGCCGAAATGAATCAGCTATCGTCACTGCTGCTGATTCTGGTGTTTGGCCTGTTTCTGAATAATACAGAGCTATTTATCCGGGGACGGCTCAGCCTGATTCTGAAAAACGATCTGTTCGAGAAAGAGCTTGACCAGCTAAAGAATCTGGCGGCTGAAGGGTCGTTCGTCGTCCGTACGTTCTTCTTTTTGATTTTCGGCTATGCCGCCGTACCCGCCCAACTGATCGACATCGACGCCACGATTGTCAGCGTGCTGATTATGCTGGTCGTGATTGGCTGGCGGTGGGTGACGCTCCGGCTAACCTATCGGGGCCGCTCAAACCCGATGCTCTGGATTGCCCCGCGCGGTCTGATTACGATTCTGCTATACCTCAATATCCCGCCCAGTCTACGCCTGCTCGGTTTCCGCGAAGGCATCCCCATGCTGGTCGTCGTCCTGTCATCCCTGATCATGACCGTTGGGTTGCTGGGCTACAAGGGGAGGAGTGGTTCGTAG
- a CDS encoding glucoamylase family protein, whose translation MRYLLTIALLCASLTIGGCQSRQQAVAPAQAGFTLSATDQTFLDSLQRDTFRYFWETTNPANGLVPDRAPSSSFASIAAVGFGLTSYLVGVERGYITRAQAAERTLNTLRFFATAPQSDKATGVAGYKGFFYHFLDMKTGERFKTVELSTIDTALLLGGILSAQSYFDQTNATETEIRQLADQIYGRVDWTWIQNNKPFVSMGWHPESGFIKSDWTGYNEAMLLYVLALGSPTHAVGTDVWPAWTKSYPWATFYEQTHVNFDPLFGHQYSHVWIDFRGIKDEYMRGKGIDYFENSRRATYANRAYCMANPGKWQDYGPTIWGLTACDGPSDTLVNGRQFFSYRARGAASTQIVDDGTIAPTAAGGSMAFAPEICVPALRAMKTKYGPKLYGEYGFRDAFNPTYRYPARVANGPTTLGWFDVDYLGIDQGPILLMAENLRSGFVWKLMQKNPHIRRGLVKAGFTGGWLAQ comes from the coding sequence ATGAGGTATCTATTGACCATAGCACTGTTGTGCGCGAGCCTGACGATCGGCGGTTGTCAGTCCAGACAACAGGCTGTCGCACCAGCACAAGCCGGGTTTACGCTGTCGGCGACGGATCAGACGTTCCTGGATAGCCTGCAACGTGATACCTTCCGGTATTTCTGGGAAACGACCAACCCGGCTAACGGCCTGGTTCCCGACCGGGCACCGTCGAGCTCGTTCGCTAGTATTGCGGCCGTGGGCTTCGGCCTGACCTCGTATCTGGTGGGCGTCGAGCGGGGCTATATCACACGGGCACAGGCGGCCGAACGGACCTTGAATACGCTCCGCTTTTTCGCCACTGCACCCCAGTCCGACAAGGCGACGGGCGTGGCGGGGTACAAAGGCTTTTTCTACCACTTCCTGGATATGAAAACTGGTGAGCGCTTCAAAACCGTCGAACTGTCGACGATTGATACGGCGCTACTGCTGGGTGGTATCCTGAGTGCACAGAGCTATTTCGACCAGACCAACGCGACAGAAACCGAAATCCGCCAACTGGCCGATCAGATCTACGGCCGCGTCGACTGGACGTGGATTCAGAACAACAAACCATTTGTGTCGATGGGCTGGCACCCGGAGTCGGGCTTCATCAAAAGTGACTGGACGGGCTATAACGAAGCGATGCTGCTCTACGTGCTGGCGCTGGGTTCGCCTACCCACGCCGTCGGTACGGACGTGTGGCCCGCCTGGACAAAGTCGTACCCGTGGGCTACGTTTTACGAGCAAACGCACGTGAATTTCGACCCGCTGTTTGGCCACCAGTATTCGCACGTCTGGATCGATTTCCGGGGGATCAAAGACGAATACATGCGCGGCAAAGGCATTGATTATTTTGAGAATTCGCGCCGGGCCACCTACGCCAACCGCGCTTACTGCATGGCCAATCCGGGCAAATGGCAGGACTACGGCCCGACGATCTGGGGCCTGACCGCCTGCGACGGACCGAGCGATACGCTGGTTAACGGGCGTCAGTTTTTCTCGTACCGGGCGCGGGGTGCTGCCAGTACACAGATTGTGGACGACGGCACGATTGCACCGACGGCGGCTGGCGGTTCGATGGCGTTTGCCCCCGAAATCTGTGTACCTGCCCTGCGAGCTATGAAAACGAAATACGGCCCAAAACTCTACGGTGAGTACGGTTTTCGTGATGCGTTCAACCCAACATACCGCTACCCGGCCCGCGTTGCCAACGGCCCGACCACATTGGGCTGGTTCGATGTCGATTACCTGGGTATCGATCAGGGGCCGATTCTGTTGATGGCTGAAAACCTGCGGTCGGGCTTCGTCTGGAAACTGATGCAGAAGAATCCGCACATCCGGCGGGGACTAGTCAAGGCTGGCTTTACGGGGGGCTGGCTGGCGCAATAA
- a CDS encoding toll/interleukin-1 receptor domain-containing protein: MAAAYQIVLLGDGKKEELRYDIVEKIRDIGLDLDDHVAFLDASNVKSRSRKYPTVCVFFGSDNLSDEDIETVNCLVKDEVIVIPVVMDLTLYSQLTPPSLHPINGSLLSERNGGISAVSNAVLETLNLLRRTRKLFISYRRQESSAVAIQLYEYLHRNGFDVFIDTISIRPGEPFQEVLWHRLSDTDVVVLLDTPGFLESRWTRDELANTSAMSIGILQLIWPGHTPDPKSSLCEKYYLEDSDFAVSNNGEKNILTDSCIQVIGKNVENLRARSLASRYTKLVGTVGKIAEDLGIELTVQPERYAIIKKNGKYVAVIPTVGIPEALRYQEIAELFEAIRDKSISDAYLLYDHVMLRDKWRKHLDWLDNHLPVKSVKVFNAELWLNTL; this comes from the coding sequence ATGGCTGCGGCTTATCAAATTGTACTGCTGGGCGATGGTAAAAAGGAAGAATTGCGCTATGATATAGTCGAAAAAATTAGAGATATAGGATTAGATTTAGATGATCACGTCGCTTTTCTTGACGCTAGTAATGTAAAATCTCGGTCGAGAAAATATCCTACTGTCTGTGTATTTTTCGGCTCTGATAATTTATCCGACGAAGATATAGAGACTGTAAATTGCCTAGTAAAAGACGAAGTTATTGTTATTCCAGTTGTAATGGATTTAACTCTATACTCTCAACTTACTCCTCCATCTTTACATCCTATAAATGGAAGTCTACTAAGTGAAAGAAATGGAGGGATCAGTGCAGTATCAAATGCTGTTCTTGAAACGTTGAATCTTCTCAGGAGGACTCGTAAGCTGTTTATAAGTTACAGGCGTCAAGAGTCATCTGCAGTAGCTATTCAGTTGTATGAGTATCTACACCGTAACGGCTTTGACGTATTTATTGATACAATTAGTATCAGACCTGGCGAACCTTTTCAGGAAGTATTGTGGCATCGTTTGAGCGATACCGACGTCGTTGTTCTGCTAGATACGCCAGGCTTTCTAGAGAGCAGATGGACGAGGGATGAACTGGCTAATACGTCAGCTATGTCAATCGGTATTTTACAGCTGATATGGCCAGGACATACTCCCGATCCTAAATCATCGCTTTGTGAAAAATATTATTTAGAAGACAGCGATTTTGCTGTATCAAATAATGGTGAAAAGAATATATTGACCGATAGTTGTATTCAGGTAATCGGTAAAAATGTGGAAAATTTGAGGGCTAGGTCATTAGCCTCGCGTTATACAAAATTAGTAGGTACTGTTGGGAAAATAGCGGAAGATTTAGGCATAGAGTTAACCGTACAGCCTGAGCGGTATGCCATAATAAAGAAAAATGGTAAATACGTGGCAGTTATTCCGACAGTTGGAATTCCCGAAGCACTACGGTATCAAGAGATAGCAGAGCTTTTCGAAGCAATACGCGACAAATCTATCTCGGACGCCTACTTGTTGTACGACCATGTCATGCTTCGTGATAAATGGCGTAAACATTTGGATTGGCTGGATAACCACCTTCCTGTAAAATCGGTAAAAGTCTTCAACGCAGAATTATGGCTGAATACACTATGA
- a CDS encoding nucleotidyltransferase family protein → MTRAYAFGSVCTERFSEVSDVDILIAFDESLDPVQYGENYFAIADALEEILQRPVDLVTERSLHNPHFVAALERTKTPIYE, encoded by the coding sequence GTGACACGAGCATACGCGTTTGGCTCAGTTTGTACAGAACGATTCAGCGAAGTAAGCGACGTTGATATATTGATCGCCTTCGACGAGTCGCTGGACCCGGTACAGTACGGAGAGAATTATTTTGCGATTGCCGATGCGCTGGAAGAGATACTGCAACGCCCGGTCGATTTGGTTACTGAACGGTCGTTGCACAACCCTCATTTCGTTGCTGCATTAGAGCGTACCAAAACGCCAATTTATGAGTGA
- the nhaD gene encoding sodium:proton antiporter NhaD has translation MTLALLLVFGIGYGLIALEHTINLNKTATALITGVVCWAIYALMAPQIEPVVEHLRDHLADIAEILFFLMAAMTVVELIDAHDGFSLITDRIASRNTRTLLWIICLLTFFLSALLDNLTTAIVMVSVLRKLVSNAEQRLTMAGMVIVAANAGGAWSPIGDVTTTMLWIGGQISSLSIIKSLLLPSLAALLVPLTVLTYQYKADEQSVQTRANRGVSRPYITPIARRDRRTMLAIGLGGMLYVPIFKTFTHLPPYMGMMLVLGAIWVASEVIHKDKDEAERRKLTASYALSRIDTPSILFFLGILLAVGSLESTGFLRGLAGSLDRAVGNTSLIVLLIGVASAVVDNVPIVAAAMGMYDLTTFPADSPLWSFLAYCAGTGGSLLVIGSAAGVAVMGLEKIAFGWYLRRISWLALLGYLAGAGVYLAQTALLG, from the coding sequence ATGACCCTTGCGTTACTGCTTGTTTTCGGGATTGGCTACGGACTGATCGCGCTGGAACACACTATCAACCTGAATAAAACGGCCACGGCCCTTATCACGGGCGTTGTCTGCTGGGCGATTTACGCGCTTATGGCCCCGCAGATCGAACCCGTTGTCGAGCACCTGCGCGACCATCTGGCCGACATCGCCGAGATACTATTCTTTCTGATGGCGGCTATGACTGTCGTTGAACTGATCGACGCGCATGACGGCTTCTCGCTCATCACCGACCGCATCGCCAGCCGCAACACGCGTACGCTGCTCTGGATTATATGCCTGCTCACATTCTTCCTATCGGCCCTGCTCGACAACCTGACCACCGCGATTGTGATGGTGTCGGTGCTGCGCAAACTGGTCAGTAACGCCGAACAGCGACTGACGATGGCCGGGATGGTGATCGTCGCAGCCAACGCGGGCGGTGCCTGGTCGCCCATCGGTGACGTCACAACGACCATGCTCTGGATCGGCGGTCAAATCAGTTCGCTGTCGATCATTAAATCGTTGCTGTTGCCGAGTCTGGCCGCCCTGCTCGTCCCGCTGACGGTCCTGACCTACCAATACAAAGCCGATGAGCAGTCGGTGCAGACCCGCGCCAACCGGGGCGTCAGCCGACCATACATCACACCTATCGCCCGGCGCGACCGCCGTACCATGCTGGCGATTGGCCTGGGCGGGATGCTCTACGTACCGATTTTCAAGACGTTTACCCACCTGCCGCCGTACATGGGCATGATGCTCGTGCTGGGCGCGATCTGGGTGGCGTCGGAGGTTATTCATAAGGACAAAGACGAAGCCGAACGCCGGAAACTGACGGCTTCCTACGCCCTCAGCCGCATCGACACGCCGAGCATCCTGTTCTTTCTGGGTATCCTGCTGGCCGTCGGTTCGCTCGAATCGACGGGGTTTCTGCGGGGTCTGGCCGGGTCGCTGGACAGAGCCGTCGGTAACACCAGTCTGATCGTGCTGCTGATCGGCGTCGCGTCGGCCGTCGTCGACAATGTGCCCATCGTAGCCGCAGCCATGGGCATGTACGACCTGACGACTTTTCCTGCCGACAGTCCGCTCTGGTCGTTTCTGGCTTATTGCGCCGGTACGGGTGGAAGTCTGTTGGTGATTGGCTCAGCCGCCGGTGTCGCCGTGATGGGGCTGGAAAAGATCGCGTTCGGCTGGTACCTGCGTCGTATCAGTTGGCTTGCCCTCCTCGGCTACCTCGCCGGTGCGGGCGTGTACCTGGCCCAGACCGCGCTACTGGGGTAA
- a CDS encoding DUF86 domain-containing protein yields MSRILKTDSTVSITNARRIVDLRNRVIHAYDAVDDVLV; encoded by the coding sequence ATGAGCCGGATTCTAAAGACTGATAGCACTGTGTCAATTACCAATGCCCGGCGAATTGTTGACCTGCGTAATCGGGTAATCCATGCCTACGATGCGGTTGATGATGTTCTTGTCTAG
- a CDS encoding PE-PGRS family protein, producing MRFLVLILTLSILVACKLEIPGVDQVQFADPTSVPITPGQIDEASGIADSRSLPGNLWVEEDGGNAAAMTLLGYDGKIKGKVAISATNRDWEEMTIGPGPTAGVNYIYMGDIGDNNGNTPILQIYRFPEPTALNTTVTQVERINFRYPDGPRDAEAMFVDPATRDIYIISKREPNVHLYRIAYPQNINEVAVAELLGTMNMTFVTGAAISPDGSEIMVRTYTEIRYWKRDSGQSIADALQRGSSRSLPYRVEPQGEAVCFNRDASGYFTLSERANASSVNLYYYARK from the coding sequence ATGCGCTTTCTCGTTCTCATACTTACTTTATCAATACTGGTTGCCTGCAAACTTGAGATACCGGGCGTCGATCAGGTCCAGTTTGCTGACCCAACGTCCGTACCGATTACGCCCGGTCAGATCGACGAAGCGTCGGGGATCGCCGACAGCCGTAGTCTGCCCGGTAACTTGTGGGTGGAGGAAGACGGTGGCAATGCAGCTGCGATGACCCTGCTGGGTTACGATGGTAAGATCAAAGGGAAAGTCGCCATTAGCGCCACAAACCGCGACTGGGAAGAAATGACCATTGGCCCCGGCCCAACGGCGGGCGTCAACTACATCTACATGGGCGATATTGGCGATAACAACGGCAACACGCCTATTCTTCAGATTTACCGTTTCCCCGAACCGACGGCGCTCAATACAACGGTTACGCAGGTCGAGCGGATCAATTTCCGCTACCCCGACGGCCCGCGTGATGCCGAAGCCATGTTCGTTGACCCGGCCACGCGGGACATCTACATTATCTCGAAACGGGAACCAAACGTGCATCTGTACCGCATTGCTTATCCGCAAAACATCAACGAAGTTGCCGTTGCTGAGTTACTCGGGACGATGAACATGACGTTCGTTACCGGAGCGGCCATCTCACCCGACGGCAGCGAAATTATGGTCCGGACGTACACCGAGATTCGCTACTGGAAACGCGACAGTGGGCAATCGATTGCCGATGCGCTACAGCGGGGCAGTAGCCGTTCGCTGCCGTACCGCGTTGAACCACAGGGGGAAGCCGTCTGCTTCAACCGCGACGCATCCGGTTATTTTACCCTCAGCGAACGCGCCAATGCGTCGTCGGTGAATCTCTATTACTACGCCCGAAAATAG